The sequence CGAGGCGGACGCGGGCCGGCCCTCCTAGTCACAATGCCGGTCAGTCAGGGCGGGGGCTTGGGAGTCATTGCCATGGCGTCGCTCCATTGAGTGAGGGTGGGGGTGAGGCTCCACCAAGGTGCGTGTCACGGTGGAGGCTGCCCAGGGGCCTCCAAGGGCCACCCTGCCCGCCAGTCCGCACGTCACGCCAGCGGGTTGGGGGGCTCGAGGCCCCCAGCAGCACGCCCGTGCGCCGAGCGAGCGCCGCCGGGCGAAGGAATACGAGACGTGAGCCACCACCCCTTCGCAAAAAAAGAAGAGGGGACGTGACTTCCGGCACATGTGCACGCGCATGGGGACCGCCATCCTGCCTCGCATCCACGCAACACCCGCGAGGCAACGCCCCATGAATCTGAAGCTCCTCCTCCCCGCCCTCCTTCTTGGCGCCAGCGCCGACGCCGCCACCCTCACGCTGAATCTCGAAGGCCTGCAGGAGGCGAAGGGCCACGTCTACATCTCCGTCGCGGCGGACGCCGACGCGTTCGACGGCAAGGGCAGGCCCACGGCCGTGCAGCGCGTGGAGGTGACCGGACCCAAGCTCACCGTCACGTTTCCGGACCTCGCACCCGGCACCTACGCGGTGAGCCTGTTCCACGACGCCAATGGCAACGGCAAGCTGGACACCAACTTCATCGGCATCCCCAAGGAGGGCTACGGCTTCAGCAACAACGTGGGTGAGCGCGGCAAGCCGAAGTTCTCCGAGGCGAAGTTCACGCTCGCCGCCGAAGGCACCACCCTCGACATCGTCGTGTTCTGAGGGAGGCCACCATGGACCGCCGCTCACTTCTGCAAGGGATGGCCGCCACGCTGCTCGCCGGCTGCGTGGGCCCCAGGGTCTCCATTCCCGCACCCGGCGCCCCTCCGGACTGGGGGCTGGGCTGGCGCTCCGTGACGGTGGACGCGCTGGAGCCCGTTGCCGCACG comes from Pyxidicoccus parkwaysis and encodes:
- a CDS encoding DUF2141 domain-containing protein; translation: MNLKLLLPALLLGASADAATLTLNLEGLQEAKGHVYISVAADADAFDGKGRPTAVQRVEVTGPKLTVTFPDLAPGTYAVSLFHDANGNGKLDTNFIGIPKEGYGFSNNVGERGKPKFSEAKFTLAAEGTTLDIVVF